In a single window of the Thamnophis elegans isolate rThaEle1 chromosome 8, rThaEle1.pri, whole genome shotgun sequence genome:
- the CABYR gene encoding calcium-binding tyrosine phosphorylation-regulated protein isoform X1 codes for MHTAKPRMVVPYGLKTLLEGVSRAVLKASPSNITEFAAEYFKELIVFREEHPNLDIKELVREFHMTRVEGWAEGPGAATPMPRSKRADVGDAFRSDLDTIPIHDEPKRKEKSTDTEEDQISEESRELSTKTTQFPSVVDEFVEKVGDDKGAGLAYIPADPAQLASQMLGNVETMGAEPELKDVAISVQTLPTLSHTASEAMAAIAVGQLAAPEPAPAPAPEPAPELAPEPAPAEAEPAEEEAPAPAEAEPAEAEPAVAAAELAEAAAEPAEVEAEPAEAETEPAEAETEPAEAETEPAEAETEPAEAETEPAEAETEPAEAETEPAPAEAEPAPEEAELAPEEAEPAPEEAEPAPTEAEPAPEEGDAAPEEAEIRTSATSLRAGSVTQSQSSVQEEIAISGSLAEQSPADLVEQASSDPLQEGEPPPPLPPPPPDKDLFQAEGCPSEIELTSDIHIINVGDDDPSAGGEPVPPPYVEQFPQQIVIPFVDTVACLLDPLTASLNSGQFTSILDPSADDAECDPDRMDTTEQLKSTDPGFIMSVAIPLEDVMNGKNGSGAGDKAAFAGSYGIAGEITFTTASVRRTE; via the exons AACATCCTAATTTAGATATTAAAGAACTGGTGAGAGAATTTCATATGACAAGAG TGGAGGGATGGGCAGAAGGACCAGGAGCAGCAACACCGATGCCCCGTTCTAAAAGGGCAGATGTTGGAGATGCATTTCGGTCAGATCTTGACACGATTCCAATTCATGATGAACCCAAACGGAAGGAGAAATCGACTGACACAGAAGAGGATCAGATAAGCGAAGAGTCTCGTGAACTGAGCACCAAAACTACTCAATTCCCATCTGTTGTTGACGAATTTGTTGAAAAGGTTGGGGACGACAAGGGAGCAGGACTCGCTTATATCCCAGCTGATCCAGCTCAGCTAGCATCACAAATGCTAGGTAACGTTGAAACGATGGGTGCTGAACCTGAGTTGAAGGATGTGGCCATCTCTGTGCAGACCCTCCCCACGTTGTCCCACACTGCCAGCGAGGCAATGGCCGCGATTGCAGTTGGTCAACTAGCTGCTCCGGAACCTGCCCCGGCACCTGCCCCAGAACCTGCCCCTGAGCTTGCCCCTGAGCCTGCCCCAGCAGAAGCAGAGCCTGCTGAAGAAGAAGCACCTGCCCCAGCAGAAGCAGAGCCTGCAGAAGCAGAACCTGCTGTGGCAGCAGCAGAACTTGCTGAGGCAGCAGCAGAACCTGCTGAGGTAGAAGCAGAACCTGCTGAGGCAGAAACAGAACCTGCTGAGGCAGAAACAGAACCTGCTGAGGCAGAAACAGAACCTGCTGAGGCAGAAACAGAACCTGCTGAGGCAGAAACAGAACCTGCTGAGGCAGAAACAGAACCTGCTGAGGCAGAAACAGAACCTGCCCCAGCGGAAGCAGAACCTGCCCCCGAGGAAGCAGAACTTGCCCCAGAGGAAGCAGAGCCTGCCCCAGAGGAAGCAGAGCCTGCCCCAACGGAAGCAGAACCCGCCCCAGAGGAAGGGGACGCTGCCCCAGAGGAAGCAGAAATCAGAACTTCTGCAACTTCTCTCAGGGCTGGATCAGTCACTCAAAGTCAGAGCTCCGTCCAGGAGGAAATAGCTATCTCGGGCAGCCTGGCGGAGCAGTCACCTGCTGACCTAGTAGAACAAGCTTCCTCAGATCCCTTGCAGGAAGGAGAGCCACCCCCGCCGCTACCACCACCGCCTCCTGATAAAGATCTGTTTCAGGCAGAGGGTTGCCCAAGTGAAATTGAGCTCACATCAGACATACACATCATAAATGTGGGTGATGATGACCCCAGCGCTGGTGGAGAGCCTGTACCACCACCTTATGTAGAGCAGTTTCCACAGCAGATAGTCATTCCTTTTGTAGACACAGTAGCCTGTCTCTTAGATCCACTAACGGCTTCACTAAATTCAGGCCAGTTTACTAGTATTCTAGATCCATCTGCAGATGATGCAGAATGTGACCCTGACAGAATGGATACTACAGAGCAACTGAAATCAACTGACCCAGGTTTTATTATGTCAG TTGCCATACCTCTAGAAGATGTGATGAATGGGAAGAATGGCTCAGGAGCTGGGGATAAAGCAGCTTTTGCAGGCAGTTATGGTATAGCAGGAGAGATCACATTTACAACTGCCTCTGTACGCAGGACAGAATAA